The following proteins are co-located in the Vigna angularis cultivar LongXiaoDou No.4 chromosome 2, ASM1680809v1, whole genome shotgun sequence genome:
- the LOC108327338 gene encoding probable disease resistance protein At4g27220: MNALTTLNLSKNRNLTHLPHSLSNLRSLMLNECSKLKYIPPLGELQSLLRWEISGCSIEVPPEGSEKLINLKWLDLSNHVNLELVPESFLSKLINIQYLDLCGCSGVKIEDIKGMTMLECFAGTFIDQNNLNRYAQKTLASSCGPQTYFIHYEDRNHKGHWEPFWYREPLSKFKFRTMCIKNCDEKLSYILPRDFANLFVRDNGQWVCLCPLSSNGPSPLKEIDIHLCTKLKNLLCLSCSLCSNIQSLQSLRLSHLESLTAICKEDIANLVQASPPGSMFTHLKDLYISKCHGIKTLLTLSLVPQLQNPESMDVSFCNSMEQIFAVTYDDDDDSIKITLPKLTVLVLRGLPQLKTVCKEILVCKSGFELDITDSPNLCEPRIEYVAL; the protein is encoded by the coding sequence ATGAATGCTCTAACAACacttaatttatcaaaaaatcGTAACTTAACACATTTGCCTCATTCATTGTCTAATTTGAGGTCTCTCATGCTCAATGAATGTTCAAAGTTGAAATATATACCTCCACTGGGAGAACTACAATCATTGCTAAGATGGGAAATTTCAGGTTGTTCCATCGAAGTACCACCAGAAGGCTCGGAAAAGTTGATAAACTTGAAATGGTTAGACCTGTCCAACCATGTTAATTTGGAGTTGGTACCAGAAAGTTTTCTTTCCAAATTGATCAATATTCAGTATCTGGACCTCTGTGGTTGCTCAGGTGTAAAAATAGAAGATATAAAAGGAATGACTATGCTTGAATGTTTTGCAGGAACATTTATTGATCAGAATAACCTCAACCGTTATGCACAAAAAACCCTTGCTAGTTCTTGTGGACCTCAAACTTATTTTATCCATTATGAGGATCGGAATCACAAAGGGCACTGGGAACCCTTTTGGTACCGAGAGCCTCTTTCCAAATTTAAGTTTCGAACTATGTGCATAAAAAATTGTGATGAAAAATTGTCCTATATCCTCCCCAGAGACTTTGCAAATTTATTTGTACGAGACAATGGTCAATGGGTATGTTTATGTCCTTTGTCATCAAATGGTCCTTCTCCTTTGAAAGAAATTGACATTCACCTTTGCACAAAACTGAAGAATTTGTTATGCTTATCTTGTTCCTTATGTTCTAATATCCAAAGCCTTCAATCTTTGAGGCTTTCTCATTTGGAAAGTTTAACTGCCATTTGCAAGGAAGATATTGCTAATTTAGTACAAGCATCGCCTCCGGGAAGCATGTTCACTCATCTCAAAGACCTTTATATCAGCAAATGCCATGGAATAAAGACGTTGCTGACATTAAGCTTAGTGCCACAACTTCAAAACCCGGAGTCTATGGATGTATCATTTTGCAATTCAATGGAACAGATATTTGCAGTCacttatgatgatgatgatgatagtatcaaaattacactCCCTAAGTTGACCGTTTTGGTCTTACGAGGTTTACCACAATTAAAGACAGTGTGCAAAGAAATTTTAGTCTGTAAATCTGGGTTTGAATTGGACATCACTGATAGTCCCAATTTATGTGAACCTAGAATAGAATATGTGGCTCTGTGA
- the LOC108327336 gene encoding putative cysteine-rich receptor-like protein kinase 39: MKSYFTFNGYHHATNVEIPAAPAPAPNGPALPPPLIDTLFTEGKLSNGQDVAVKRLSNYSLQGEIEFKSEVMLVAKLQHRNLVKLIGYCLERRERLLVYEFVPNKSLDFFIFDEVGRAQLDWEKRHKIITGIARDLLYLHEDSRLTIIHRNLKASIIRLDAEMHLKISNFGMARLDCGVQCERSGEMIAIVGDSINHERVIGSTSLGANPEASSFFSICVLERTTQLGENHLWLAQRRWSHGDEDGSTGATSTTLSSSLVPREVHGRSCYFPFIHAGSPRKEEGFLSLHISWFLLQREGASTFCGDFTVEGSNSHVWVMILGLSFLSFASTSGGEILEVLIWD, encoded by the exons ATGAAGTCTTATTTTACTTTCAATGGGTATCATCATGCCACCAATGTTGAAATACCAGCAGCACCAGCACCAGCACCAAATGGGCCtgctcttcctcctcctctgaTAGATACCTTGTTTACAGAAG GTAAGCTCTCCAATGGTCAGGATGTTGCAGTCAAAAGGTTGTCCAATTACTCCCTCCAAGGAGAAATTGAGTTTAAGAGTGAGGTGATGTTAGTGGCCAAACTTCAACACCGAAATTTAGTTAAGCTGATAGGATATTGCTTGGAAAGAAGAGAAAGGCTATTGGTGTATGAATTTGTTCCCAACAAAAGCCTCGATTTCTTCATATTTG ATGAAGTTGGGCGGGCACAATTGGATTGGGAAAAGCGACACAAAATCATAACAGGCATAGCTAGAGATCTTCTTTATCTTCACGAGGATTCACGTTTGACGATCATTCACCGTAATCTCAAAGCAAGTATCATTCGTTTAGATGCCGAGATGCATCTAAAGATATCAAATTTTGGCATGGCAAGATTAGATTGTGGAGTTCAAT GTGAAAGGTCAGGGGAAATGATTGCTATTGTTGGTGACTCAATTAATCATGAAAGAGTTATAGGATCAACATCATTAGGAG CAAACCCAGAAGCTTCAAGCTTCTTCTCTATCTGTGTTCTCGAACGGACAACTCAGCTTGGGGAAAATCATTTGTGGCTCGCACAAAGAAGGTGGTCTCATGGTGACGAAGACGGTAGTACAGGCGCGACTTCAACGACATTATCATCTTCCCTAGTGCCTCGTGAGGTGCATGGTCGTTCTTGTTATTTTCCTTTCATTCATGCTGGTTCGCCACGCAAGGAGGAAGGTTTCCTCTCCCTTCACATTTCTTGGTTCCTCTTGCAAAGGGAGGGAGCTTCTACGTTTTGCGGTGACTTCACAGTAGAGGGGTCCAATTCTCATGTTTGGGTCATGATTTTGGGATTGAGTTTTCTTAGCTTTGCCTCTACAAGTGGTGGCGAAATATTGGAGGTTCTTATTTGGGATTGA
- the LOC108327337 gene encoding uncharacterized protein LOC108327337, with protein MPETEPDSEEDTDPTNDSHYHGEDQSEAGSHRTANRPVPAGRARALHPFTAAVMEEQIPERAFPVVEKYDGSGDPEEHLRSFVDAMTIYSPSENVWCRVFSLSIKGEALAWFHSLRPRTINNFATLRDMFERQFSTDRAQNLTYLELTNIKQEKGESLRDFMDRFNRTARQVRGVGKKFTISTLATALKPSPFADNLFAKPQLTLDELQESAARFIRIEEMRAVQRRQQEQSSTSGQEKKEGKKPFVPSERPKGQKYRDGPKWGRFEKYTLLNMPRARVLEEALSADLIRVRPSRSSPKADGTKHCTYHLNIGHNTEDCTVLNYKVEELIRAGYLKRFVKEERRARSPPRRARVERNDRRDDRRLDRRRSRSRSHDRSLRGTINTISGGFVGGSSASKRKRNLRELKSVHRVDVRKRSMPPITFTDEDFHAPDPEQDDPMVITAVIARYIVGKVLVDQGSSVNILYWKTFQ; from the coding sequence ATGCCGGAGACGGAGCCGGACTCGGAGGAAGACACAGATCCTACCAATGACAGTCATTATCACGGGGAGGATCAGAGTGAGGCTGGTTCACATCGGACCGCCAATCGTCCGGTCCCAGCCGGCCGAGCGAGAGCCCTGCATCCGTTCACAGCGGCGGTCATGGAGGAACAGATTCCGGAGAGGGCGTTCCCGGTCGTGGAGAAGTATGATGGGTCAGGTGATCCGGAGGAGCATTTGAGGTCTTTCGTCGACGCCATGACCATCTACTCCCCTAGTGAAAATGTGTGGTGCAGAGTTTTTTCCTTGTCAATAAAGGGAGAAGCCTTAGCATGGTTCCATTCGTTGAGACCTCGAACCATCAATAACTTCGCCACCTTGAGGGACATGTTTGAGCGGCAGTTCTCTACGGATAGAGCTCAAAATTTGACGTATCTGGAGTTGACAAATATAAAGCAAGAGAAGGGAGAGAGTCTTCGAGACTTCATGGACCGGTTTAATAGAACCGCAAGGCAAGTGAGGGGAGTGGGTAAGAAGTTTACCATTAGCACTTTGGCCACTGCGTTGAAGCCTTCACCTTTCGCCGATAATTTGTTTGCGAAACCCCAATTAACCTTGGACGAATTGCAAGAGAGCGCCGCTCGGTTCATCAGAATAGAAGAGATGAGGGCAGTTCAGAGGCGACAACAGGAGCAGAGCTCAACTTCAGGGCAGGAGAAGAAGGAAGGTAAAAAACCGTTCGTACCCAGCGAGCGGCCAAAGGGCCAGAAGTACAGAGATGGCCCGAAATGGGGTAGATTCGAAAAATACACCCTATTAAATATGCCAAGGGCTAGAGTTTTGGAAGAAGCCCTGAGTGCAGATCTGATTCGTGTAAGACCTTCTCGGTCATCACCCAAGGCTGACGGGACTAAACATTGTACCTATCATCTAAATATAGGGCATAACACCGAAGACTGTACGGTGTTGAATTATAAGGTGGAAGAGCTGATCCGGGCGGGTTATCTGAAAAGGTTTGTTAAGGAGGAACGACGAGCAAGAAGCCCACCCAGAAGGGCGAGGGTGGAACGAAATGATAGGAGAGATGATAGACGCCTAGATCGGAGGCGGAGTAGAAGTCGTAGCCATGACCGATCGTTGCGTGGCACGATAAACACTATCTCTGGAGGTTTTGTTGGAGGGTCATCGGCGTCAAAAAGGAAGAGGAACCTAAGGGAGCTTAAAAGCGTTCACCGGGTGGATGTGAGGAAGCGCTCCATGCCGCCAATCACGTTCACCGATGAAGATTTTCATGCTCCTGATCCAGAACAAGACGATCCGATGGTAATAACAGCAGTTATTGCTCGGTACATCGTAGGAAAAGTATTGGTGGATCAAGGAAGTTCTGTTAACATTCTTTACTGGAAGACATTCCAGTAG